One Thermus sp. CCB_US3_UF1 DNA window includes the following coding sequences:
- a CDS encoding aminotransferase class I/II-fold pyridoxal phosphate-dependent enzyme, with translation MSRVPEPSVFLVVDEAKRKARERGVRLLDLSIGSTDLPPPPGPLQALREALDDPSTYGYCLKSCTLPFLEAATRWYRERYGLFLDPRREALALIGSQEGLAHLLLALTEPKDLLLLPEVAYPSYFGAARLASLETHPIPLREDGLADLSRVPEEVWRKARVLLLNYPNNPTGAVADWAYFEEALGLAKRYGLWLVHDNPYVDQVYEGEAPSPLALPGGRERVVELFSLSKSYNLAGFRLGFALGNEEALSRLERVKGVVDFNAYAGILRLGVAALATPKETTRGFARVYRERALGMAKALEGSLDLLPPRATMYLWGRLPGGLDDLGFVLDLVARGVALAPGQGFGPGGRGWVRIALVRPLEELLRAAGIIREVLTR, from the coding sequence ATGAGTAGGGTCCCCGAGCCCTCGGTCTTCCTGGTGGTGGACGAGGCCAAGCGGAAGGCCCGGGAGAGAGGCGTGCGGCTCCTGGACCTCTCCATCGGCTCCACCGACCTCCCACCCCCGCCAGGGCCCCTCCAGGCCCTCAGGGAGGCCCTGGACGACCCCAGCACCTACGGCTACTGCCTGAAAAGCTGCACCCTGCCCTTCCTGGAAGCGGCCACCCGCTGGTACCGGGAGCGGTACGGGCTCTTCCTGGACCCCAGGCGGGAAGCCCTAGCCCTCATCGGCAGCCAGGAGGGCCTGGCCCACCTCCTCCTGGCCCTCACCGAGCCCAAGGACCTCCTCCTCCTCCCCGAGGTGGCCTACCCCAGCTACTTCGGGGCGGCCCGGCTGGCTTCCTTGGAAACCCATCCCATCCCCTTGCGGGAGGATGGCCTGGCGGACCTGAGCCGGGTGCCGGAGGAAGTCTGGCGCAAGGCCAGGGTGCTCCTCCTCAACTACCCCAACAACCCCACAGGAGCGGTGGCCGACTGGGCCTACTTCGAGGAGGCCCTGGGCCTGGCCAAGCGGTACGGCCTTTGGCTGGTGCACGATAACCCCTACGTGGATCAGGTTTACGAAGGCGAGGCCCCCTCCCCCTTGGCCCTCCCTGGGGGAAGGGAGCGGGTGGTGGAGCTTTTCTCCCTCTCCAAGAGCTACAACCTGGCGGGCTTCCGCCTGGGCTTCGCCCTGGGAAACGAGGAGGCCCTTTCCCGCCTGGAGCGGGTGAAGGGGGTGGTGGACTTCAACGCGTATGCGGGCATCCTCCGCCTGGGGGTGGCCGCCTTGGCCACCCCAAAGGAGACCACCCGGGGCTTTGCGCGGGTCTACCGGGAGCGGGCCCTAGGGATGGCCAAGGCCCTGGAAGGGAGCCTGGACCTCCTCCCGCCCCGGGCCACCATGTACCTGTGGGGCAGGCTCCCCGGGGGCCTGGACGACCTGGGCTTCGTCCTGGACCTGGTGGCGCGGGGGGTGGCCCTGGCCCCGGGCCAGGGGTTTGGCCCCGGGGGGCGGGGATGGGTGCGCATCGCCCTGGTGCGGCCCCTGGAGGAGCTTTTGCGGGCGGCAGGGATCATCCGGGAAGTCCTCACCAGGTAA
- a CDS encoding molybdopterin oxidoreductase family protein, giving the protein MKARATCPLDCPDACSLLLTLEGGRLVRVEGDPRHPITQGFACGKTYRYPERVRERLLYPLRRVGRKGEGRFERVSWEEALEGIAARLRAILDRYGGEAVLPYHYAGTMGLVENQHPLAFFRAIGASELLETICASTGSAAWEMTYGPRMAPDPEEIPENARYLLLWGVNSLATHSHLTPFLKEAKRRGAKVVHIDPYANLTSRFAHEHLKLRPGTDAALAYALAHVLFREGLVDWAYLEEAATGVEAFQEAAEAWTPERAEALTGVPAPAIRRLARELGEARRVFLRVGYGMTRHPGGGNSLRAVLLLPALLGAWRYPGCGAMLSTSGAFPLNKRFLGGRHLLEGRHPHRGYFRPNPGVRAINMNQLGTALTGLKPPIRALFVFNTNPLVVAPNTGKVRAGLEREDLFTVVLEQVMTETARYADYLLPATLFYEHPDLYTSYGHYYLSWNEPLAEPQGEARPNTWVFRELAQRLGLEEPTLYWSAEEVARSLLDTDHPYLEGITLERLKAEGFLKLRLPKPFLPFARGPVRFSPPPQVLPTEPLPDYPLVLLTPPAPRFLNSTYGDVAALAEAEGGEPLLLIHPQDAEARGVTDGGLVYLRSPWGQVVRRARVTEAPIPGTVVLEGIWWEKWAPDGKGINHLTSEGLTDLGGGSTFHATPVEVEPLRLA; this is encoded by the coding sequence ATGAAGGCCCGCGCCACCTGCCCCCTGGACTGCCCCGACGCCTGCAGCCTCCTCCTCACCCTGGAAGGGGGGCGCCTGGTCCGGGTGGAAGGGGACCCCCGCCACCCCATCACCCAGGGTTTCGCCTGCGGCAAAACCTACCGCTACCCGGAGCGGGTAAGGGAGAGGCTCCTCTACCCCTTGCGCCGGGTGGGGCGGAAGGGGGAGGGCCGGTTCGAGCGGGTTTCCTGGGAGGAGGCCCTGGAGGGGATCGCCGCCCGGCTCCGGGCCATCCTGGACCGGTACGGGGGGGAGGCGGTCCTGCCCTACCACTACGCCGGCACCATGGGCCTGGTGGAGAACCAGCATCCCCTGGCCTTCTTCCGGGCCATCGGGGCCAGCGAGCTCCTGGAAACCATCTGCGCCAGCACGGGAAGCGCCGCCTGGGAGATGACCTATGGCCCCAGGATGGCCCCCGACCCGGAGGAAATCCCGGAAAACGCCCGCTACCTCCTCCTTTGGGGGGTAAACAGCCTTGCCACCCACAGCCACCTCACCCCCTTCCTCAAGGAGGCCAAAAGGCGGGGGGCCAAGGTGGTGCACATTGACCCCTACGCCAACCTCACCAGCCGCTTCGCCCACGAGCACCTCAAGCTCCGCCCGGGCACGGACGCCGCCTTGGCCTACGCCCTGGCCCACGTCCTCTTCCGGGAGGGGCTGGTGGACTGGGCCTACCTGGAGGAGGCGGCGACGGGGGTGGAAGCCTTCCAGGAAGCCGCCGAGGCCTGGACCCCCGAGCGGGCCGAGGCCCTCACCGGGGTGCCCGCCCCGGCCATCCGCCGCCTGGCCCGGGAGCTGGGGGAGGCCAGGCGGGTCTTCCTGCGGGTGGGCTACGGCATGACCCGCCACCCCGGCGGGGGGAACAGCCTGCGGGCGGTCCTCCTCCTCCCCGCCCTCCTGGGGGCCTGGCGCTACCCCGGGTGCGGGGCCATGCTCTCCACCAGCGGGGCCTTCCCCCTCAACAAGCGCTTCCTGGGCGGGCGCCACCTCCTGGAAGGCCGGCACCCCCACCGGGGCTACTTCCGCCCCAACCCCGGGGTGCGGGCCATCAACATGAACCAGCTGGGCACCGCCCTCACGGGGCTCAAGCCCCCCATCCGGGCCCTTTTCGTCTTCAACACCAACCCCTTGGTGGTGGCCCCCAACACGGGCAAGGTGCGGGCGGGCCTGGAACGGGAGGACCTCTTCACCGTGGTCCTGGAACAGGTGATGACGGAAACCGCCCGCTACGCCGACTACCTCCTCCCCGCCACCCTTTTCTACGAGCACCCGGACCTGTACACCAGCTACGGCCATTACTACCTTTCCTGGAACGAGCCCCTGGCCGAACCCCAAGGGGAGGCCCGGCCCAACACCTGGGTTTTCCGGGAACTGGCCCAAAGGCTCGGCCTGGAGGAGCCCACCCTTTACTGGAGCGCCGAGGAGGTGGCCCGAAGCCTCCTGGACACGGACCACCCCTACCTGGAAGGCATCACCCTGGAAAGGCTCAAGGCCGAGGGCTTCCTCAAGCTCCGCCTGCCCAAGCCCTTCCTCCCCTTCGCCCGGGGGCCGGTGCGCTTCAGTCCCCCTCCCCAGGTCCTGCCCACCGAGCCCCTGCCCGATTACCCCCTGGTCCTCCTCACCCCCCCGGCCCCCCGCTTCCTCAACTCCACCTACGGGGACGTGGCGGCCCTGGCGGAGGCCGAGGGGGGGGAGCCCCTCCTCCTCATCCACCCCCAGGATGCGGAAGCCCGGGGGGTGACGGACGGGGGCCTGGTCTACCTCCGCTCCCCTTGGGGGCAGGTGGTGCGCCGGGCGCGGGTGACGGAGGCCCCCATCCCGGGGACGGTGGTCCTCGAGGGCATCTGGTGGGAAAAATGGGCCCCGGACGGCAAGGGCATCAACCACCTCACCTCGGAAGGGCTCACCGACCTGGGGGGCGGGAGCACCTTCCACGCCACCCCGGTGGAGGTGGAACCCCTACGCCTGGCCTGA
- a CDS encoding ribonuclease HII, which translates to MEALEAPFWRQGLRVAGVDEAGRGAWAGPIVVGAVVLPPGVYPFRDSKRLSPQVRRRLAAEVRRVALGFALGVAEVAEVDRLGVLKATLLAAERALALLRPPPEALVTDYLALSTPLPLLAPPKADEESPSVAAASILAKVHRDALMEELDRLYPGYGFAQHKGYGTEEHREALFRLGPSPVHRRCFAPVAQAPLRFSEAEGEGEGLS; encoded by the coding sequence ATGGAGGCCCTCGAGGCCCCCTTCTGGCGCCAGGGCCTGCGCGTGGCGGGGGTGGACGAGGCGGGCCGCGGGGCCTGGGCGGGCCCCATCGTGGTGGGGGCGGTAGTCCTGCCCCCCGGGGTCTACCCTTTCCGAGACTCCAAGCGCCTCTCCCCTCAGGTCCGGCGCCGGCTGGCGGCGGAGGTGCGGCGGGTGGCCTTGGGCTTCGCCCTGGGGGTGGCCGAGGTGGCGGAAGTGGACCGGCTGGGGGTGCTGAAGGCCACCCTCCTGGCGGCGGAGCGGGCCCTGGCCCTTTTGCGCCCACCCCCGGAGGCCCTGGTGACGGACTACCTGGCCCTTTCCACCCCCCTTCCCCTCCTGGCCCCCCCCAAGGCCGACGAGGAAAGCCCCAGCGTGGCCGCGGCCAGCATCCTGGCCAAGGTCCACCGGGATGCCCTTATGGAGGAGCTGGACCGCCTCTACCCCGGCTACGGCTTTGCCCAGCACAAGGGCTACGGCACCGAGGAACACCGGGAGGCCCTGTTCCGCCTGGGGCCTTCCCCCGTCCACCGCCGGTGCTTTGCCCCCGTGGCCCAGGCTCCCTTAAGGTTTTCTGAAGCGGAGGGGGAAGGGGAAGGGCTAAGCTGA
- a CDS encoding SLC13 family permease — MAQEALSLLVLSLTYLGLALGGLPGYRMNRAGVALVGASFLLLLGTLDLEAAWQALDAKTLVFLFGVMVLNAHLAYAGFFGLAAERLLGLARTPLALLVLLTLGAGGLSALFLNDTMALLLTPLVLALTRGLGLNPVPYLLALMGAVNTGSLLTPTGNPQNILVASLSGLAYLDFVRALWLPALLGLLLQVVLLAFLYPEVRSRKPLPPLPPLRYRLHRPLLRKGLGVAVGLLLAFLLGYPLAQGALVGAGLLLFTRRLRSERYFLRVDWELLVLFGGLFVVTEGVRRLGLAEALLPLGESPLGLLLAATLLSLLISNVPAVLLLAPLVNDPRDWLLLAGGSTLAGNLTLLASVANLIVAEGARKEGLGVGLGEHLRFGLPLTLLTLALLYGLL; from the coding sequence ATGGCCCAGGAAGCCCTTAGCCTGCTGGTCCTCTCCCTCACCTACCTGGGCCTGGCCCTGGGGGGGCTTCCCGGCTACCGCATGAACCGGGCGGGGGTGGCCCTGGTGGGGGCGAGCTTCCTCCTCCTCTTGGGCACCTTGGACCTCGAGGCCGCCTGGCAGGCCCTGGACGCCAAGACCCTGGTCTTCCTCTTCGGGGTCATGGTCTTGAACGCCCACCTGGCCTACGCCGGCTTCTTCGGCCTGGCGGCGGAGCGGCTCCTTGGCCTGGCCCGGACGCCCTTGGCCCTCCTCGTCCTCCTCACCCTCGGGGCCGGGGGGCTTTCCGCCCTCTTCCTGAACGACACCATGGCCCTCCTCCTCACCCCCTTGGTCCTGGCCCTGACCCGGGGGCTGGGCCTGAACCCCGTGCCCTACCTCCTGGCCCTCATGGGGGCGGTGAACACGGGAAGCCTCCTCACCCCCACGGGCAACCCGCAAAACATCCTGGTGGCCAGCCTTTCCGGCCTGGCCTACCTGGACTTCGTGCGCGCCCTCTGGCTTCCCGCCCTCCTGGGCCTCCTTCTCCAGGTGGTCCTCTTGGCCTTCCTTTACCCGGAGGTGCGTTCCCGCAAGCCCCTTCCGCCCTTGCCCCCCTTGCGCTACCGCCTCCACCGCCCCCTGCTCCGCAAGGGGCTGGGGGTGGCCGTAGGCCTCCTCCTGGCCTTCCTCCTAGGCTACCCCTTGGCCCAGGGGGCCCTGGTGGGGGCGGGCCTCCTCCTCTTCACCCGCAGGCTTCGCTCGGAGCGCTACTTCCTGCGGGTGGACTGGGAGCTTCTTGTGCTGTTCGGGGGGCTTTTCGTGGTCACCGAGGGGGTGCGGCGGCTGGGCCTGGCCGAGGCCCTCCTCCCCCTGGGGGAGAGCCCCTTGGGGCTGCTTTTGGCCGCCACCCTCCTTTCCCTCCTCATCTCCAACGTGCCCGCGGTCCTCCTCCTGGCCCCTTTGGTGAACGACCCCCGGGATTGGCTCCTCCTGGCCGGGGGGAGCACCCTGGCGGGCAACCTCACCCTTCTCGCCAGCGTGGCCAACCTCATCGTGGCCGAGGGGGCAAGGAAGGAGGGGTTAGGGGTGGGCCTGGGGGAGCACCTCCGCTTCGGCCTGCCCCTTACCCTCCTCACCCTGGCCCTGCTTTACGGGCTACTTTAG
- a CDS encoding M28 family metallopeptidase, translating to MATLEAVLDLLKPPHRGSATPQEEEAFRRLRAFLEAQGLRVQEIPFRGVPSYGWELLGISLLLALSPLSPLPPLLGALGFFLYFQGRRPWGFLLDRHPSRNLLCWKGEGEKAVLLLAHVDTAKTFFLYHPGRVRAFRSNFLLNALLAFLAPLLALTPWKWAVGAYFLLQAGLLLHRELFAPYVEGGNDNASGVAVATALFLETEPRPGFRLGLALTGCEEVGALGAKALLPHLPPDTLVLNLDNVGRGELFYVEGEGMLRYFPYHGALLEAARKTPGAKPLRYRLAYLDTLPLAQRGFPSLGLIRLEGGVPPDWHWPTDTFARLDRKALEETFTYAQRILGRVLQEA from the coding sequence ATGGCCACCCTGGAAGCGGTGCTGGACCTCCTCAAGCCCCCCCACCGGGGAAGCGCCACCCCCCAGGAGGAAGAGGCCTTCCGCCGCCTCCGGGCCTTCCTCGAGGCCCAGGGGCTAAGGGTGCAGGAGATCCCCTTCCGGGGGGTGCCAAGCTACGGCTGGGAGCTCCTTGGGATAAGCCTCCTCCTGGCCCTAAGCCCCCTCTCCCCCCTCCCGCCCCTCCTGGGCGCCTTGGGCTTTTTCCTCTACTTTCAGGGCCGGCGGCCCTGGGGCTTCCTCCTGGACCGCCATCCTTCCCGCAACCTCCTTTGCTGGAAAGGGGAGGGGGAAAAGGCGGTCCTCCTCTTGGCCCACGTGGACACCGCCAAGACCTTCTTCCTCTACCACCCTGGGCGCGTTAGGGCCTTCCGGAGCAACTTTCTCCTCAACGCCCTCCTGGCCTTCCTGGCCCCCCTCCTGGCCCTCACCCCCTGGAAGTGGGCCGTGGGGGCCTACTTCCTCCTCCAGGCGGGGCTCCTCCTCCACCGGGAACTTTTCGCCCCCTACGTGGAGGGGGGAAACGACAACGCCAGCGGGGTGGCCGTGGCCACCGCCCTCTTCTTGGAAACGGAACCCAGGCCAGGCTTCCGCCTGGGCCTGGCCCTCACGGGATGCGAGGAGGTGGGGGCCCTGGGGGCCAAGGCCCTCCTTCCCCATCTCCCCCCGGACACCCTGGTCCTCAACCTGGACAACGTGGGCCGGGGGGAGCTCTTTTACGTGGAGGGGGAGGGGATGCTCCGCTACTTCCCCTACCATGGGGCCCTCCTGGAGGCCGCCCGGAAGACCCCAGGGGCCAAGCCCCTCCGTTACCGCCTGGCCTACCTGGACACCCTGCCCCTGGCGCAACGGGGCTTCCCCTCTCTGGGGCTCATCCGCCTGGAAGGCGGGGTACCCCCTGACTGGCACTGGCCCACGGACACCTTCGCCCGGCTAGACCGCAAGGCCCTGGAGGAAACCTTCACCTACGCCCAAAGGATACTGGGGCGGGTACTCCAGGAAGCGTAG
- a CDS encoding amidase — protein sequence MDLLEAKALLERGGTTPLALLEEALERARAFADRNALAYLDEEGARKEAARLAEEQRRGQVRGPLHGLPLTVKDLFPVKGMPTRAGTQAPLPPLPEEAQAVRRLKEAGALIFAKTHMHEIALGITGENPWTGPVRNAIDPTRQAGGSSGGSAVAVALGIGLASLGTDTGGSIRIPAAFNGVVGFKPSFGRISLEGALPLSRSTDHAGPLARTVRDAHFLTEILAGESIPLEGPQNPTFGVPLDFLEGRLGQGVRKAFQRLLEDLPLLRAEVREVSLPLPGAYEVYTRLVRYEAARIHEKALKEHPEGFSPSVREALLAGLALTEKDYRDAVAEREALRLSLTKALRGVDALLLPVQPLPAPPLGTEEVELESGRKGHREAFLTLTLPFSLLGVPALSLPFARVDGMPVGLQVVGPYAEDGKVLAIGGWLEARLK from the coding sequence ATGGACCTGCTGGAGGCTAAAGCCCTTCTGGAAAGGGGCGGCACGACCCCCTTGGCCCTCTTGGAAGAAGCCCTGGAGCGGGCCCGGGCCTTCGCCGACCGCAACGCCCTGGCCTACCTGGACGAGGAGGGCGCCCGAAAGGAGGCCGCCCGGCTCGCGGAGGAGCAGCGCCGGGGGCAGGTGCGGGGGCCCCTCCACGGCCTCCCCCTCACGGTCAAAGACCTTTTCCCCGTGAAGGGCATGCCCACCCGGGCCGGGACCCAGGCCCCCCTTCCTCCCCTCCCCGAGGAAGCCCAGGCCGTGCGCCGCCTCAAGGAGGCGGGGGCCCTCATTTTCGCCAAGACCCACATGCACGAGATCGCCCTGGGCATCACCGGGGAAAACCCCTGGACCGGCCCCGTGAGGAACGCCATTGACCCCACCCGCCAGGCGGGGGGAAGCAGCGGGGGCAGCGCCGTGGCCGTGGCCTTGGGGATCGGCCTGGCCTCCTTGGGCACGGACACCGGGGGGTCCATCCGCATCCCCGCCGCCTTCAACGGGGTGGTGGGCTTCAAGCCCTCCTTTGGCCGCATCAGCCTGGAAGGAGCCCTGCCCCTTTCCCGCTCCACCGACCACGCCGGCCCCCTGGCCCGCACGGTGCGGGACGCCCACTTCCTCACGGAGATCCTGGCGGGGGAGAGCATCCCCTTGGAGGGTCCCCAGAACCCCACTTTTGGCGTGCCCCTAGACTTCCTGGAAGGCCGCTTGGGCCAGGGGGTGCGCAAGGCCTTCCAGCGGCTTTTGGAAGACCTGCCCCTCCTCCGGGCCGAGGTGCGGGAGGTCTCCCTCCCCCTCCCTGGGGCCTACGAGGTCTACACCCGCCTGGTGCGCTACGAGGCCGCCCGCATCCACGAAAAGGCCCTCAAGGAGCACCCCGAGGGCTTCTCGCCCAGCGTGCGCGAGGCCCTTCTTGCGGGCCTTGCCCTCACGGAAAAGGACTACCGGGACGCGGTGGCCGAGCGGGAGGCCCTGCGCCTCTCCCTCACCAAGGCCCTGCGGGGCGTGGATGCTCTCCTCCTCCCCGTCCAGCCCCTCCCCGCCCCCCCCTTGGGCACGGAGGAGGTGGAGCTGGAATCGGGGCGGAAGGGGCACCGGGAGGCCTTCCTCACCCTCACCCTCCCCTTCAGCCTCCTGGGGGTGCCGGCCCTCTCCCTGCCCTTCGCCCGGGTGGACGGGATGCCCGTGGGCCTGCAGGTGGTGGGCCCCTACGCCGAGGACGGCAAGGTCTTGGCCATCGGGGGCTGGCTGGAGGCCCGGCTAAAGTAG
- a CDS encoding GNAT family N-acetyltransferase yields the protein MWSFPQRLVGRYVRLEPLSLAHLSGFLAQFDPEVYRFLSRMPLEPTEEALKAHLEGLLAEPGRVNWAVYLGEELAGRISVIAPDPEHRKLEMGTMIFKPFWGSPANKEAKYLLLRHAFEVLGAERVQFKVNLKNERSQRALESLGAVREGVLRKNRRLPDGTFRDDVVYSILREEWPGVRAGLEARLYGPGSP from the coding sequence ATGTGGTCCTTCCCCCAGCGCCTGGTGGGGCGGTACGTGCGCCTGGAACCCTTGAGCCTAGCCCATCTTTCGGGCTTCCTGGCCCAGTTTGACCCCGAGGTGTACCGCTTTCTTAGCCGCATGCCCCTAGAGCCCACCGAAGAGGCCCTAAAGGCCCACCTGGAAGGCCTTCTCGCCGAGCCCGGGCGGGTGAACTGGGCGGTTTACCTGGGCGAGGAGCTGGCGGGACGGATCTCCGTCATTGCCCCCGATCCAGAACATCGCAAGCTGGAGATGGGCACCATGATCTTCAAGCCCTTCTGGGGTAGCCCGGCCAACAAGGAGGCCAAGTACCTCCTCCTCCGCCACGCCTTTGAGGTCCTGGGGGCGGAGCGGGTCCAGTTCAAGGTAAACCTAAAAAACGAGCGGAGCCAGAGGGCCTTGGAGTCCCTAGGGGCGGTGCGGGAAGGGGTGCTGCGGAAAAACCGCAGGCTTCCCGATGGCACCTTCCGCGACGACGTGGTCTACAGCATCCTCCGCGAGGAGTGGCCGGGGGTGCGGGCGGGGCTGGAGGCCAGGCTGTATGGCCCAGGAAGCCCTTAG
- a CDS encoding DUF4384 domain-containing protein: MRFFLVLVAGLLSACTVTLEGITLTYRLDLTPAILRFEPDRGAGATYFVGEEVRFLLTLESPGWVSLVAVDPDGRTYEFDRLYLGRGTHLLPPGAYRYTLTPPRGLYRVRAVYTDHEPGSVRLEGMFTDWEARLRVYLEASRTRRHQVVETHFYLR, from the coding sequence ATGCGGTTTTTCCTGGTTCTGGTGGCGGGGCTTCTTTCCGCCTGCACGGTAACCCTGGAGGGGATCACCCTCACCTACCGGCTGGACCTCACCCCGGCCATCCTGCGCTTTGAGCCGGACCGGGGGGCGGGGGCCACCTACTTTGTGGGGGAGGAGGTGCGCTTCCTCCTCACCCTGGAAAGCCCGGGCTGGGTCAGCCTGGTGGCCGTGGACCCGGACGGGCGCACCTACGAGTTTGACCGCCTCTACCTGGGCCGCGGCACCCACCTTTTGCCCCCCGGGGCCTACCGCTACACCCTCACCCCCCCCAGGGGCCTTTACCGGGTGCGGGCGGTGTACACCGACCACGAGCCAGGTTCCGTGCGCCTGGAGGGGATGTTCACCGACTGGGAGGCCCGGCTTAGGGTTTACCTGGAGGCCTCGAGGACCCGCCGCCACCAGGTGGTGGAAACCCACTTCTACCTGCGCTAG
- the thiI gene encoding tRNA uracil 4-sulfurtransferase ThiI — METLVLVNLFHELALKGGNRPLFLKRAKAHVQRALKGTEARLEALWPLALLFRLPQEAWPEARARLGETLGVESFARVLRTAPDLEALKAALAGILEDGGFASFRIRAQRSDKGFPLTSPEVERLLGAFVRERTGAQVRLKGAEREFRVRLLPGAALLEAERHLGPGGLPPGVSGKVVALLSGGIDSPVAAYRLMRRGAEVALVHFHPFPLLPGGSREKAKALAERLVRFQHRLRLHLVPFSEVQRQILLEAPKAYRVVLYRRFMLRIAEAIAREEGALALATGDSLGQVASQTLENLHVMNGAATLPVFRPLIGMDKQEIKAEALRLGTYAISILPDEECCTLFAPKHPVTRADLEVVLEVERRLPLKDLVALALREREVVAYAWPGRKPLGEKAGQAFIMEHGPAGG, encoded by the coding sequence ATGGAAACCCTGGTCTTGGTCAACCTCTTCCACGAGCTGGCCCTCAAAGGGGGAAACCGCCCCCTTTTCCTGAAAAGGGCCAAGGCCCACGTGCAGCGGGCCCTGAAGGGCACGGAGGCCCGCCTCGAGGCCCTGTGGCCCCTGGCCCTCCTCTTCCGCCTGCCCCAGGAGGCCTGGCCCGAGGCCCGCGCACGCCTGGGGGAGACCCTGGGGGTGGAGAGCTTTGCCCGCGTCCTCCGCACCGCCCCAGACCTGGAGGCCCTAAAGGCCGCCCTGGCGGGGATCCTGGAGGATGGGGGCTTCGCCAGCTTTCGCATCCGCGCGCAACGCTCGGACAAGGGCTTCCCCCTCACCTCCCCGGAGGTGGAGCGCCTCCTCGGGGCCTTCGTGAGGGAGCGGACCGGGGCCCAGGTGCGGCTCAAGGGGGCCGAGCGGGAGTTCCGGGTACGCCTCCTCCCGGGGGCGGCCCTCCTGGAGGCCGAGCGCCACCTTGGGCCCGGGGGGCTTCCCCCGGGGGTTTCGGGAAAGGTGGTGGCCCTCCTCTCCGGGGGCATAGACTCCCCCGTGGCCGCCTACCGCCTCATGCGCCGGGGGGCGGAGGTGGCCCTGGTGCACTTCCACCCCTTCCCCCTCCTCCCGGGCGGGAGCCGGGAGAAGGCCAAGGCCCTGGCCGAGCGCTTGGTGCGCTTCCAGCACCGCCTAAGGCTCCACCTGGTCCCCTTCAGCGAGGTACAGCGGCAGATCCTCCTCGAGGCCCCCAAGGCCTACCGGGTGGTCCTCTACCGCCGCTTCATGCTGCGCATCGCCGAGGCCATCGCCCGGGAGGAAGGGGCTTTGGCCCTGGCCACCGGGGACAGCCTAGGCCAGGTGGCCTCACAGACCCTGGAAAATCTCCATGTAATGAATGGGGCCGCCACCCTCCCCGTCTTCCGCCCCCTGATCGGCATGGACAAGCAGGAGATCAAGGCCGAGGCCCTGCGCCTGGGCACCTACGCCATCTCCATCCTCCCCGATGAGGAGTGCTGCACCCTCTTCGCCCCCAAACACCCCGTGACCCGGGCCGACCTGGAGGTGGTCTTGGAGGTGGAGCGCCGCCTGCCCCTAAAGGACCTGGTGGCCCTGGCCCTCCGGGAACGGGAGGTGGTGGCCTATGCCTGGCCAGGACGGAAGCCCCTGGGGGAGAAGGCGGGGCAGGCTTTTATAATGGAGCATGGACCTGCTGGAGGCTAA
- a CDS encoding MogA/MoaB family molybdenum cofactor biosynthesis protein, whose product MFRVGILTVSDKGFRGEREDTTHLALRETLKGGPFAVAAYEIVPDEPPMIKKVLRLWADREGLDLILTNGGTGLSPRDRTPEATREVLEREVPGLPELMRLKGLERTPMAALSRGVAGVRGRTLILNLPGSPRGARESLEAVLPILPHALSLVTGKVWREGHHE is encoded by the coding sequence ATGTTCCGCGTGGGCATCCTCACGGTTTCCGACAAGGGCTTTCGCGGGGAGCGGGAGGATACCACCCACCTGGCCCTGCGGGAGACCCTGAAAGGAGGGCCCTTTGCCGTGGCCGCCTACGAGATCGTCCCCGATGAGCCCCCCATGATCAAAAAGGTCCTCCGGCTCTGGGCGGACCGGGAAGGCCTGGACCTCATCCTCACCAACGGGGGCACGGGGCTTTCCCCCCGGGACCGCACCCCCGAGGCCACCCGGGAGGTGCTGGAAAGGGAGGTGCCGGGCCTTCCCGAGCTCATGCGCCTCAAGGGCTTGGAAAGGACCCCCATGGCTGCCCTCTCCCGAGGGGTGGCAGGGGTCAGGGGCAGGACCCTGATCCTCAACCTCCCGGGAAGCCCCAGGGGGGCGCGGGAGTCCCTGGAGGCCGTCCTCCCCATCCTGCCCCACGCCCTGAGCCTGGTCACGGGCAAGGTCTGGCGGGAGGGGCACCATGAGTAG